A part of Paenibacillus sp. sptzw28 genomic DNA contains:
- a CDS encoding transglycosylase domain-containing protein: MDQDRQQNTNGHSRWRTFGIVTLITVKWLFIFGLLIGLLTAGIAAGYVASFVKDEPIRTRAEIEAKINENSITGFVYFNDGITPVGQLRTEEDRRIVKRKDIPQHVIDAVLATEDNNFYNNFGIDFNGLGRAIKQKLLNEETQTGGSTLTQQLARRVFLNLDKTDSRKAKEIFLSLRLTRFLTKDEILTAYLNKVPFGNGNSGYNLYGIKAAAKGIFNITDLNQLNIAQAAYLAGLPQRPSAYTAFTSKGKFNESGFKLALERQHNVLKYMLENKRINSEQYQTALKFDVRSSLAKPAEKAYSTFPYLMLESERQASEILLMQKDPKLTIEDVRKKENAPLVEEAREQLLRGGYHIYTTIDKRVYSLMHEISSDSNNFTPYSKEKGLEQIAAVMLNHKTGAVLSMIEGRDFYTEQMNHATQMTRQPGSAMKPIAAYLPAIEKGLVQPASILDDSPMVFKDGVKGFHIPMNSNKKFYGLVTAREALDRSLNLPALKIFNQMVTIPEAWKFARKLGISTIQPEDSYAQTGVIGGLSEGVSVEELTNAYGAIADNGIFNEAYMISKITDADGNVVYEHKPSPLRVFSDQTAFLMTDMLRTVISDPSGTGHSIASKFKGYGKIPVAGKTGTTQDYGDVWFMGFTPDITLGVWAGYEEQIHTLSKDGRARARVIWTQIMNSVTTDRPDLFPTKQFTMPSGIVKATVSSVSGMLPTDLTRQTGKLVTDYFNRNYLPTKLDDALVKMSYIRYNGVNYIPQPSTPADMVREQIVVKRKKPLDQLMAEIAAAQAKLPQKSRRPMSAYLPADASDDAPSQVDPRVDDGKAPSPPANVRLEPVQGAYKITFAKSPDGDVVGYRLYRSVDRAPYANIAPSILTGDSMQFVNAAGAGTYSYYVTAVDVAGNESMPSIIVSSDGSSSSPGPTQPGDGTEPGPQGTDGGNVIPDPGAGAGGESALAAPSAPSGVKVEATDLGIKLTWADNASAEQVTEYNVYYSAQNDGKFNKIGSTTEARFEYVSPLSSGSFRVTAANQNGESPPSETVHLQ, from the coding sequence ATGGATCAAGACCGTCAACAGAATACGAATGGACACAGCAGATGGCGGACATTCGGAATTGTGACGCTCATTACAGTCAAATGGTTATTTATTTTCGGACTATTAATCGGACTGCTGACTGCGGGAATTGCAGCGGGCTATGTCGCATCCTTCGTGAAGGACGAGCCCATTAGAACAAGAGCGGAAATCGAAGCTAAAATTAATGAGAACTCCATAACCGGCTTTGTTTATTTCAACGACGGGATTACCCCGGTCGGACAGCTGCGGACTGAGGAAGACCGACGGATTGTGAAACGCAAGGATATTCCCCAGCATGTCATCGACGCGGTATTGGCCACCGAAGATAATAATTTCTACAATAACTTCGGTATTGATTTTAACGGACTCGGCCGTGCCATAAAACAAAAGCTGCTGAATGAGGAAACTCAAACCGGAGGCAGCACGCTTACGCAGCAGCTGGCGCGGCGCGTTTTTTTAAATCTTGACAAGACCGACAGCCGTAAAGCAAAAGAAATTTTCCTGTCGCTTAGATTGACAAGATTTCTGACTAAAGATGAAATATTAACGGCCTACTTAAACAAGGTTCCATTCGGAAACGGTAACAGCGGTTACAATCTGTACGGCATCAAAGCAGCGGCTAAAGGTATCTTCAATATCACCGATTTGAATCAGTTAAACATAGCGCAAGCGGCTTATTTGGCGGGATTGCCGCAGCGCCCTTCCGCTTATACCGCATTCACCAGCAAAGGCAAATTCAATGAGAGCGGCTTCAAGCTGGCACTGGAGCGGCAGCATAACGTCCTCAAATATATGCTGGAAAACAAGCGGATCAATTCAGAGCAATATCAAACGGCCCTGAAGTTTGATGTCCGTTCATCTCTTGCCAAACCGGCGGAGAAAGCATATTCGACGTTTCCGTACTTAATGCTTGAATCCGAGCGCCAGGCGTCCGAAATATTGTTGATGCAGAAGGATCCCAAATTAACGATTGAAGACGTGCGCAAGAAAGAAAACGCCCCCTTGGTAGAGGAAGCACGCGAGCAGCTTCTTCGCGGCGGCTATCATATTTATACTACAATCGACAAACGCGTTTACAGTCTGATGCACGAAATTAGCTCCGACAGCAACAACTTCACACCTTACAGTAAAGAGAAAGGTTTGGAGCAGATTGCGGCCGTTATGCTCAATCATAAAACAGGCGCTGTTCTGAGCATGATAGAAGGCAGAGACTTCTACACGGAACAGATGAATCACGCGACCCAGATGACTCGGCAGCCCGGCTCCGCCATGAAGCCGATCGCGGCATATTTGCCGGCCATTGAGAAGGGTCTCGTTCAACCGGCCAGCATCCTTGACGATTCGCCTATGGTGTTTAAGGATGGGGTAAAGGGTTTCCACATCCCGATGAACTCGAACAAGAAATTTTACGGCCTGGTAACGGCGCGCGAAGCGCTTGACCGGTCCTTGAACTTGCCAGCTTTGAAAATTTTCAACCAGATGGTTACGATTCCTGAAGCCTGGAAGTTCGCCCGTAAGCTTGGCATCTCAACAATCCAGCCGGAAGACTCTTACGCGCAGACAGGTGTAATCGGCGGCCTGAGCGAAGGCGTATCGGTTGAGGAGCTCACGAACGCATATGGCGCAATCGCCGATAACGGCATTTTTAACGAAGCCTATATGATCAGCAAAATTACCGATGCAGACGGCAATGTCGTTTATGAGCATAAGCCCTCGCCGCTGCGGGTGTTCTCGGACCAAACGGCATTCCTCATGACAGACATGCTGCGTACGGTCATCTCCGATCCGAGTGGAACCGGGCATTCCATCGCGTCCAAATTTAAAGGGTACGGCAAAATTCCCGTTGCAGGCAAAACCGGGACTACGCAGGACTATGGCGATGTCTGGTTTATGGGATTCACGCCTGACATAACTCTTGGCGTATGGGCGGGGTATGAAGAACAGATACATACACTTTCAAAAGACGGACGGGCTCGCGCGAGAGTAATCTGGACGCAGATTATGAACTCCGTCACCACAGATCGTCCCGACCTATTCCCGACGAAGCAGTTTACGATGCCCTCCGGTATTGTAAAAGCAACGGTATCAAGCGTTAGCGGAATGCTTCCTACCGATTTGACCCGTCAAACCGGAAAACTGGTGACTGATTATTTCAACAGAAATTATTTGCCTACGAAACTGGATGACGCGCTTGTGAAAATGTCATATATCCGTTATAACGGAGTCAACTATATTCCACAGCCGTCAACTCCTGCCGATATGGTCCGCGAACAGATTGTCGTGAAGCGCAAAAAGCCGCTGGATCAGCTGATGGCGGAAATCGCAGCGGCACAGGCGAAGCTGCCGCAGAAGAGCAGACGCCCAATGAGCGCATACCTGCCCGCGGACGCATCGGATGATGCTCCGTCCCAGGTCGACCCGCGTGTGGATGACGGTAAAGCCCCTTCCCCGCCGGCTAATGTAAGGTTGGAGCCGGTGCAAGGAGCTTACAAGATCACTTTCGCGAAATCGCCGGATGGCGATGTGGTCGGTTATCGGTTATACCGTTCTGTTGACCGGGCGCCTTACGCTAACATTGCTCCCTCGATACTTACCGGCGATAGTATGCAGTTCGTTAATGCTGCCGGCGCCGGAACATACAGCTACTATGTCACGGCCGTCGACGTGGCCGGCAACGAATCGATGCCGAGCATCATCGTCTCATCAGACGGGTCGAGCTCCTCGCCTGGACCTACGCAGCCAGGTGACGGAACGGAACCCGGCCCGCAAGGGACGGATGGCGGTAATGTTATACCTGATCCCGGAGCCGGAGCTGGCGGGGAGA
- the tyrS gene encoding tyrosine--tRNA ligase, with product MKWEKLTPKQQHEVERQMDVIRRGVVEIVPEDELKAKVVNSVATGKPLKVKLGLDPSAPDIHIGHTVVLHKLRQFQQLGHEVQLIIGDFTGRIGDPTGKSETRKQLSEEDVKRNAETYQKQIFKLLDPSRTTVYYNSEWLGPMNFADVVTLSAKVTVARMLERDDFTKRYQSGQPISIHEFFYPLMQGFDSVALESDVELGGTDQKFNLLMGRTLQKEYGKATQAAIMTPIIEGLDGVQKMSKSLGNYIGIDEEPNQIYGKSMSIPDELMVKYYELATDMSNEELESLRAGIAGGTVHPRDSKMQLARTFVRMYHGEEAAAQAEQHFVTVFQQRALPEDIEQIVLAASELEDGRIRIVKLLTTLGLQPSGSEAKRSVQQGAVRINENKIDDPGADVAIADGDVIQVGKRKFAKIIIQ from the coding sequence GTGAAATGGGAAAAGTTGACACCCAAGCAGCAACACGAAGTGGAGCGTCAAATGGACGTCATCCGGCGCGGTGTCGTCGAAATCGTGCCTGAGGACGAATTAAAAGCGAAGGTTGTAAATTCAGTCGCTACAGGAAAACCTTTGAAAGTAAAGCTGGGACTTGATCCGTCGGCGCCGGACATCCATATCGGACACACGGTCGTACTTCACAAGCTGCGCCAATTTCAGCAGCTTGGACACGAAGTGCAGCTCATTATCGGCGATTTCACGGGACGGATCGGCGATCCGACCGGAAAATCCGAAACGCGCAAACAGCTGAGCGAGGAAGATGTAAAGCGGAATGCCGAAACCTATCAGAAGCAGATATTCAAGCTTCTTGATCCGTCGCGAACGACAGTGTATTACAACTCAGAGTGGCTTGGTCCAATGAATTTCGCCGATGTCGTTACGCTTTCCGCGAAAGTGACGGTTGCCCGCATGCTTGAACGGGATGATTTCACCAAGCGGTACCAATCAGGTCAGCCGATCAGCATTCATGAGTTTTTCTACCCGCTTATGCAGGGGTTTGACTCTGTGGCTCTTGAGAGTGATGTAGAACTCGGCGGCACGGATCAGAAATTTAATCTGCTCATGGGGCGGACCCTGCAGAAAGAGTATGGCAAAGCGACGCAAGCGGCGATTATGACCCCCATAATCGAAGGGCTGGACGGCGTTCAGAAAATGAGCAAAAGCCTTGGCAATTACATCGGTATCGACGAGGAGCCGAATCAGATTTATGGTAAATCGATGTCGATCCCGGATGAATTGATGGTCAAATACTATGAACTCGCCACGGATATGAGCAACGAGGAGCTTGAATCGCTGCGCGCAGGGATTGCAGGCGGTACGGTGCATCCGCGAGATTCTAAAATGCAGCTTGCCCGAACGTTCGTGCGCATGTACCACGGCGAGGAGGCGGCTGCACAGGCTGAGCAGCATTTTGTCACCGTATTCCAGCAGCGTGCCCTGCCAGAGGATATCGAGCAGATCGTGCTTGCCGCGTCCGAGCTTGAAGACGGCCGAATCCGCATAGTTAAACTTCTCACCACTTTAGGTCTTCAGCCTTCGGGCAGCGAAGCCAAACGGAGCGTTCAGCAGGGAGCCGTTCGAATTAACGAGAACAAAATTGACGACCCTGGCGCCGACGTTGCAATTGCGGATGGGGATGTTATTCAAGTCGGGAAACGTAAATTTGCCAAAATTATAATCCAATAA
- a CDS encoding FG-GAP-like repeat-containing protein encodes MTKMHAEPVLLGKLDIRQAGPRCKALLGDLNGDGRMEIVMVQPGNRQDVRYIPHQVQCLTAYDMDGRLLWQLGKPDPKAGSPGSDYPAQIYDLNGDGRLEVLCIMNDRFHVIDGETGAVMRTFALPDPQAHDCIVIANLSGGERPTDIILKDRYHRLWALDSEFRTLWTYQGNPGHFPWVHDLNGDGRDEVMAGYDLLDHNGRLLWSCSELDDHADCIWVGDVNGDGEKELVIGGSVTVMYDRNGRELWRYDGSIESQHVALGKFRADLHGLQIAGLDRIVRGDTGGNLKGKDGMFLLNSEGRELWKEERKTEGWLTIIETVSSWDDSRLDYILAYRRGGGVYPALYDGFMNVVTEFPIEGYAVHADLFGEGHEQIIIYTDETAYIFSSREFDPAQVAAGPSLPQPKRLYSSLYPGGEAR; translated from the coding sequence ATGACCAAGATGCATGCGGAGCCGGTGCTGCTCGGCAAGCTTGACATCCGGCAAGCCGGGCCCCGCTGCAAGGCCTTGCTCGGGGATTTGAACGGAGACGGCAGGATGGAAATTGTCATGGTTCAGCCTGGTAACCGGCAGGATGTCCGTTATATCCCGCATCAGGTACAGTGCCTGACCGCCTATGATATGGACGGGAGACTATTGTGGCAGTTAGGCAAGCCCGATCCCAAGGCAGGAAGCCCAGGATCCGATTATCCGGCCCAAATATATGACTTAAACGGAGACGGCCGGCTTGAAGTGCTATGCATAATGAACGATCGATTTCATGTGATTGACGGTGAGACCGGTGCGGTCATGAGAACATTTGCACTGCCTGACCCGCAAGCGCACGATTGTATCGTCATCGCCAATCTATCCGGGGGCGAGCGGCCGACCGATATCATCCTAAAGGACCGGTACCACCGTTTGTGGGCGCTCGATTCGGAGTTTCGGACGCTCTGGACATACCAGGGGAACCCGGGACATTTTCCCTGGGTACATGATCTGAATGGCGACGGCCGCGACGAGGTTATGGCCGGTTATGATCTGCTTGATCATAACGGACGCCTACTATGGAGCTGCAGCGAACTGGACGACCACGCCGATTGCATTTGGGTTGGGGACGTTAATGGCGACGGAGAGAAGGAGCTTGTAATCGGCGGGAGCGTTACGGTGATGTACGACCGGAATGGAAGGGAGCTGTGGAGATATGACGGTTCTATTGAGTCTCAGCATGTGGCGCTCGGCAAGTTCCGGGCGGACCTTCATGGGCTGCAGATTGCCGGTCTTGACCGCATCGTCCGAGGCGATACGGGTGGGAATCTCAAAGGTAAAGACGGCATGTTTCTATTGAACTCCGAGGGGAGGGAATTATGGAAAGAGGAACGAAAAACCGAGGGCTGGCTGACCATAATCGAAACCGTCAGCAGTTGGGACGATAGCCGGCTCGATTATATATTGGCATACCGTAGGGGCGGAGGTGTATATCCGGCACTATACGACGGTTTTATGAACGTGGTCACGGAGTTTCCCATCGAAGGCTATGCCGTACATGCGGATTTGTTTGGGGAAGGACATGAACAGATTATTATTTACACTGACGAAACGGCTTATATTTTCTCAAGCCGCGAATTCGATCCGGCGCAGGTCGCCGCGGGTCCGTCATTGCCTCAACCAAAGAGACTGTACAGCTCGCTTTATCCCGGCGGTGAAGCCCGCTAA
- a CDS encoding rhamnogalacturonan acetylesterase, whose amino-acid sequence MTRQLSVYLASDSTCQSYGKGQFPQAGWGQFIGNYFNGNIKVFNHAIGGRSSKTFVTEGRLNDILSEMQEGDYLLIQMGHNDSTLSKPERYTKPQTTYKVYLKMYVDGARERKGIPVLITPVARLHHEDGGFINDFPDYCDAIKELAATENVPLIDLMDRSLECYASTGYEHASSFFMVSVNGTDCTHFTEKGAERIAELVAQGIKDLNIGLSEYVK is encoded by the coding sequence ATGACCAGGCAATTGAGTGTTTATTTGGCGAGCGATTCTACTTGCCAAAGCTACGGCAAGGGCCAATTCCCGCAAGCGGGCTGGGGGCAGTTTATCGGCAATTATTTTAACGGAAATATAAAAGTGTTCAATCATGCGATTGGGGGGAGAAGCAGTAAAACCTTCGTTACGGAGGGACGGCTTAACGATATTTTATCGGAGATGCAGGAAGGCGATTATCTATTGATCCAGATGGGGCACAACGATTCCACGTTAAGCAAGCCGGAACGATATACCAAGCCGCAAACAACCTATAAAGTATATTTGAAAATGTATGTGGATGGAGCGCGCGAGCGCAAAGGGATACCGGTGCTGATAACACCTGTTGCAAGGCTGCATCATGAGGATGGCGGTTTTATTAATGATTTTCCCGATTATTGCGATGCGATCAAAGAGCTCGCTGCGACAGAAAACGTCCCGTTGATCGATTTAATGGATAGAAGCCTTGAATGTTATGCTTCGACCGGCTACGAACACGCATCATCTTTTTTTATGGTCTCCGTGAATGGTACGGACTGTACTCATTTTACCGAGAAAGGAGCGGAACGGATAGCTGAGCTGGTAGCCCAAGGCATAAAAGATTTGAACATCGGACTGTCCGAATATGTAAAATAA
- a CDS encoding NfeD family protein — protein sequence METLFLSCLIGGALFAVISVIFGDWLSLALDGALDFLSIDGHPVLQPMTVVGGITVFGGAGMMLDRYSELGGAAVIGFAVLFAVIAGICVYFFYVKPMENSESSTGYSMKELSGVIAEVLVPIPEVGYGEVMIKAGAGVSNQIAASFDGSMIPSGARVVVIEVKDNTLYVSKLEL from the coding sequence ATGGAGACGCTTTTTTTGTCCTGCCTGATCGGGGGTGCTTTATTTGCCGTCATTAGTGTCATATTCGGCGATTGGCTCAGCCTGGCGCTTGACGGGGCACTAGATTTCCTCTCCATTGACGGGCATCCCGTCTTACAGCCGATGACAGTCGTGGGCGGAATCACCGTTTTCGGGGGTGCGGGTATGATGCTCGACCGTTACAGCGAATTAGGCGGTGCCGCTGTTATTGGATTTGCGGTATTATTCGCCGTAATTGCAGGCATATGCGTGTACTTCTTCTATGTGAAGCCGATGGAGAATAGCGAGAGCTCCACGGGCTACTCAATGAAAGAGCTGTCCGGCGTTATCGCGGAAGTGCTCGTTCCTATTCCCGAAGTCGGTTATGGGGAAGTCATGATTAAAGCGGGTGCCGGCGTGTCGAACCAAATCGCCGCCAGCTTTGACGGATCGATGATTCCTTCAGGTGCGCGTGTCGTAGTCATTGAGGTGAAGGACAACACGCTGTATGTTTCAAAGCTGGAGCTGTAG
- a CDS encoding flotillin family protein: protein MIPDYLTIPLTVAGVLILLGLAFWARYKTVSPDQAMIVTGTFLGSRNLATDETGRKIKIVRGGGAFILPVFQKADFLSLLSHKLEVSTPEVYTEQGVPVMADGVAIIKIGGAVEDVATAAEQFMGKPTESLKGEAQEVLEGHLRAILGSMTVEEVYRNRDKFAQEVQGVAARDLKKMGLQIVSFTIKDLRDKHGYLDALGKPRIAAVKRDADIAEAEAVRDSRIQKARAEEEGQKAELLRDTNIAEASKEKELKIAAFKKDQDMAKAEADQAYAVQEARSKQSVVEEQMQVELVRKEREIDLETKEILRREKQYDSEVKKKADADRYAVEQAAEADKAKRLREADALQYRIEAEARANAEQKRLEGLAIADAERAKGTADAEVIKLRGLAEAEAKEKLAEAFEKFGEAAVLDIIVKMLPELAGKVAEPIKGIDKLTVVDTGHGEGAARLSNYVTSLMATAPEMLKSVSGIDLNAIVRGFTSKAVPQLGANQSLPPVQPGSVSPPLPSTILPSEPKQ from the coding sequence ATGATTCCGGATTATTTAACCATTCCGCTTACGGTTGCAGGTGTATTGATCTTGCTGGGTCTGGCCTTCTGGGCGCGATATAAGACGGTCAGCCCGGACCAGGCGATGATTGTCACAGGTACGTTTCTCGGCAGCAGAAACCTCGCGACCGATGAGACCGGCCGTAAAATTAAAATCGTTCGAGGCGGGGGAGCCTTTATTTTACCTGTTTTTCAGAAAGCTGATTTTCTCTCGCTGCTCTCTCACAAGCTGGAAGTTTCTACACCGGAAGTGTACACGGAGCAAGGTGTTCCGGTTATGGCCGACGGTGTTGCCATCATTAAAATCGGCGGTGCCGTTGAGGATGTGGCAACTGCAGCGGAGCAGTTCATGGGCAAGCCCACCGAATCGCTAAAGGGAGAAGCGCAGGAGGTGCTGGAGGGGCATCTGCGCGCGATTCTCGGGTCGATGACTGTGGAAGAGGTGTACCGAAACCGCGATAAATTCGCCCAGGAGGTTCAAGGCGTTGCTGCGCGGGATTTGAAAAAGATGGGGCTGCAGATCGTATCTTTCACGATTAAGGATCTGCGTGACAAACACGGCTACCTCGATGCGCTTGGGAAACCGCGGATTGCCGCGGTAAAGCGGGACGCCGACATAGCCGAAGCCGAAGCGGTCCGGGATTCGCGCATTCAGAAGGCGCGGGCGGAGGAGGAAGGCCAAAAGGCGGAGCTGCTTCGCGATACGAACATTGCCGAAGCATCCAAAGAGAAAGAGCTTAAAATAGCCGCCTTTAAGAAAGATCAAGATATGGCCAAGGCCGAAGCGGACCAAGCGTATGCCGTGCAGGAAGCGCGTTCCAAGCAAAGCGTCGTCGAAGAGCAGATGCAGGTGGAATTGGTACGCAAGGAGCGGGAGATCGATCTGGAAACGAAAGAAATCCTGCGCCGAGAGAAGCAATATGACTCGGAAGTGAAGAAGAAAGCCGACGCCGATCGATACGCGGTGGAACAGGCGGCGGAAGCGGATAAAGCGAAGCGTCTTCGCGAGGCGGATGCGCTTCAATACAGAATCGAAGCCGAAGCGAGGGCCAACGCCGAGCAGAAACGGCTTGAAGGTCTCGCCATCGCGGATGCGGAGAGGGCGAAAGGGACTGCCGACGCCGAGGTAATCAAGCTTCGGGGGTTAGCGGAAGCCGAGGCGAAAGAAAAGCTGGCGGAAGCATTTGAAAAATTCGGTGAAGCCGCAGTATTGGATATTATCGTAAAGATGCTGCCTGAACTTGCAGGCAAAGTCGCCGAACCGATAAAAGGAATCGATAAATTGACCGTCGTCGACACAGGGCACGGAGAAGGCGCGGCGCGGTTAAGTAATTATGTAACCTCTCTTATGGCTACGGCGCCGGAAATGCTGAAGAGCGTATCGGGGATTGACCTTAACGCTATAGTCAGAGGGTTCACGTCAAAGGCTGTACCGCAGCTCGGAGCAAACCAATCGCTTCCGCCTGTCCAACCGGGTTCGGTCTCACCTCCGCTGCCTTCGACGATATTACCTTCGGAACCGAAACAATAA
- the rpsD gene encoding 30S ribosomal protein S4 → MSRYTGPKFKLSRRLGISLSGTGKELKRAFPPGQHGPGQRKKMSGYGIQLQEKQKLRHMYGMNEKQFRNLFDKASKMKGISGENFMALLESRLDNLVYRLGFANSRAGARQLVSHGHVTVNGKKVDIASYTVSVGDVIGLRERSRNVKSVKEALEGRNFLPNYLEYNDNAVEGKFVRLPERAELPQEIDEKQIVEFYSR, encoded by the coding sequence ATGTCAAGATATACGGGTCCTAAATTTAAATTAAGCCGCCGCCTCGGCATTTCCCTAAGCGGAACGGGTAAGGAATTGAAACGCGCGTTTCCACCGGGACAGCATGGTCCTGGACAACGGAAAAAAATGAGCGGCTACGGCATTCAATTACAAGAGAAACAAAAATTGCGTCATATGTACGGAATGAACGAGAAGCAATTCCGTAATCTTTTCGATAAAGCATCGAAGATGAAAGGTATTTCGGGTGAAAACTTCATGGCCCTTCTCGAGAGCCGTCTGGATAACCTTGTATACCGTCTCGGATTTGCCAACTCCCGTGCAGGCGCACGCCAGCTTGTATCGCACGGTCACGTTACCGTTAACGGCAAGAAAGTCGACATCGCATCCTATACGGTATCTGTCGGCGACGTAATCGGTCTTCGCGAACGCAGCCGCAACGTCAAATCTGTTAAAGAAGCGCTGGAAGGCCGCAACTTCCTGCCTAACTACCTGGAATACAACGACAACGCTGTAGAAGGTAAATTTGTTAGACTTCCGGAGCGCGCAGAGCTTCCGCAAGAAATCGACGAGAAACAAATCGTCGAGTTTTACAGCCGTTAA
- a CDS encoding sensor domain-containing diguanylate cyclase, with protein MNPLHLHNPAFEDHTLGNQPATQLPSIWFENEDIQEEDNIVLESLLESSFAEWLADAADLTLLGNAIGLCGKQGALITSTGFPVKGRYDSRKCERLAAASCRKGQPQIDGDTAAVPILKRSDNLAFAALVMVVDGSLGNGVAELAASALHFRILFYNQFERRFVREMAAQLQLTAREADRRETLFEVSRRLHDRYEVSSVLNVLLVELESLYPYSNIDLYLSQDYLYGDTRVKPLYARDLAADIYTKAFLNGQPVIECEEHGRMKLAIPMGGKQAVYGVLSITMEKQMWNESDLHVFMTLSESAGSAFENAKLFEQSNLLIGELQLINDLTKRINQSLRLNEIFQFTMTELLHIFKAHYCNVLQLNKETNQFHVMSSNLPTAADENYTTEYGFCGIVFRTGEPLIISDYRASRVVDSKLMDVTGSRSLIATPLMANSEVVGVIMVSHQSPNYFSYDNFKLLQVLSIHIGLAISNASLHAEVRRMVITDNLTGLHARHYLNEQIQSKQRKDSSGSLVLVDIDHFKHVNDTYGHQIGDRILIAVSDIIRTCIRESDIAARWGGEELAVYLPQIRSDQAYTIATRIRSRVEENTDPRVTVSCGISEWTSEDEKISVESLFYRADMALYEAKNNGRNNVSIRRVGLTK; from the coding sequence ATGAACCCGCTCCATTTACATAATCCGGCATTTGAGGACCATACCTTAGGGAACCAGCCAGCAACGCAGCTTCCTTCGATTTGGTTTGAGAATGAAGATATTCAAGAAGAGGATAACATTGTTCTGGAATCACTGCTGGAAAGCAGTTTCGCCGAATGGTTGGCGGATGCGGCCGATCTAACGTTACTTGGCAACGCAATCGGACTTTGCGGGAAACAAGGGGCGCTTATTACATCCACAGGTTTTCCGGTGAAAGGACGCTATGATTCTCGAAAATGCGAGCGGCTTGCTGCGGCCTCCTGCCGCAAAGGCCAACCTCAGATAGACGGTGACACCGCAGCTGTGCCCATTCTGAAACGAAGCGATAACCTGGCTTTTGCAGCGCTTGTGATGGTTGTTGACGGAAGCTTAGGGAACGGGGTTGCAGAATTAGCGGCATCCGCCCTTCATTTCCGCATCCTGTTCTACAATCAATTCGAGCGTAGGTTTGTCCGGGAAATGGCAGCGCAGCTTCAGCTCACCGCTCGAGAGGCAGACCGCAGGGAAACACTGTTTGAGGTTTCCAGGCGCCTGCATGACCGATATGAGGTTTCATCCGTATTAAATGTTCTGCTTGTCGAATTGGAAAGCTTATACCCTTATTCAAATATCGATTTATATTTATCGCAGGATTATTTGTACGGTGATACTCGGGTGAAGCCTCTGTATGCCCGGGATCTGGCGGCTGATATATATACAAAGGCTTTCCTGAATGGACAGCCGGTAATAGAGTGCGAGGAGCACGGCAGAATGAAGCTTGCCATACCGATGGGCGGTAAACAAGCTGTTTATGGCGTCCTAAGCATTACTATGGAGAAGCAAATGTGGAACGAGTCGGACCTGCATGTATTTATGACATTATCCGAATCGGCGGGCTCTGCATTTGAGAATGCAAAACTGTTTGAACAATCCAATTTATTAATCGGAGAGCTCCAGCTAATTAATGATCTTACCAAGCGGATCAATCAATCGCTCCGGTTGAATGAGATTTTTCAATTTACAATGACTGAGCTGCTGCACATTTTTAAAGCCCACTACTGTAATGTTCTTCAACTTAATAAAGAAACGAACCAATTCCATGTCATGTCCAGCAACTTGCCGACAGCGGCCGATGAGAACTACACGACAGAATATGGTTTTTGCGGAATTGTTTTTAGAACCGGAGAGCCTCTTATTATTTCGGATTATCGGGCGAGCCGGGTAGTCGATTCCAAACTTATGGATGTGACGGGTTCACGTTCACTCATTGCGACTCCTTTAATGGCGAATTCCGAAGTGGTCGGTGTAATCATGGTTTCGCATCAAAGCCCTAATTATTTCTCATACGATAATTTCAAGCTGCTGCAGGTGCTCTCGATACATATCGGACTTGCCATTTCCAATGCCTCGCTCCATGCCGAGGTCAGGCGAATGGTCATCACCGATAATTTGACCGGACTTCATGCCAGGCATTATCTGAATGAACAAATTCAGTCCAAGCAGCGCAAAGACTCCTCAGGCTCGCTGGTACTGGTCGATATCGATCATTTCAAGCACGTAAACGATACATACGGCCACCAAATCGGCGACCGGATCCTCATTGCCGTAAGCGACATTATCCGCACATGCATCCGTGAGAGCGACATTGCCGCGCGGTGGGGGGGAGAAGAACTGGCCGTGTACTTGCCGCAAATAAGATCCGACCAGGCGTATACAATTGCGACAAGGATTCGTTCGCGGGTGGAGGAGAATACGGACCCCCGGGTAACAGTTTCGTGCGGTATTTCCGAATGGACGTCCGAGGATGAGAAAATAAGTGTGGAGTCGCTGTTCTACCGTGCGGACATGGCGCTTTATGAAGCAAAGAACAATGGGCGTAACAACGTTTCGATTCGCAGAGTGGGCCTCACGAAATAA